The Vidua chalybeata isolate OUT-0048 chromosome 6, bVidCha1 merged haplotype, whole genome shotgun sequence genome has a segment encoding these proteins:
- the GATD1 gene encoding glutamine amidotransferase-like class 1 domain-containing protein 1 isoform X2, translating into MSDRLAKPSCLIVASAATAGVSAQSFLHCFTLASSAFNLQVATPGGKPIDFVDVNEGNTRWIQDFRMKSYANPAKLESIDGARYHALLIPNCPGAVTDLANSGYLAKILQHFSTESKPICAVGQGVAALCCATNEDKSWVFQGYSLTGPSVYELVRQPNFASLSIIVEDFVKDSGATYSASSPDAVHVVLDRHLVTGQNENSTLPAVQNLLILCNVRK; encoded by the exons atGTCGGACCGGCTGGCCAAGCCCTCCTGCCTCATCGTCGCCAGCGCCGCCACCGCGG GTGTTTCAGCCCAGTCATTCCTTCACTGCTTTACTCTGGCCAGCTCTGCCTTTAACCTGCAAGTGGCAACTCCTGGG GGGAAGCCCATTGATTTTGTGGATGTTAATGAGGGCAACACACGCTGGATCCAGGACTTCCGCATGAAATCCTACGCCAACCCCGCCAAGCTGGAGTCCATTGATG GGGCTCGGTACCACGCCCTGCTGATCCCAAACTGCCCCGGGGCCGTGACTGACCTGGCCAACAGCGGGTACCTGGCCAAGATCctgcagcacttcagcactgagAGCA AGCCTATctgtgctgtgggacagggagtggCAGCTTTGTGTTGTGCCACCAATGAGGATAAATCCTGGGTTTTCCAGGGATACAGCCTGACAGGG CCCTCTGTGTACGAGCTGGTGAGGCAGCCGAATTTTGCCAGTTTGTCCATCATTGTGGAGGACTTTGTGAAGGATTCTGGAGCCACATACAGTG CCAGCAGCCCAGATGCTGTCCATGTGGTGCTGGACAGGCACCTGGTGACAGGACAGAATGAGAATTCCACCCTTCCTGCTGTCCAGAACCTTCTGATTCTTTGCAATGTCAG GAAATGA
- the GATD1 gene encoding glutamine amidotransferase-like class 1 domain-containing protein 1 isoform X1 gives MSDRLAKPSCLIVASAATAGVSAQSFLHCFTLASSAFNLQVATPGGKPIDFVDVNEGNTRWIQDFRMKSYANPAKLESIDGARYHALLIPNCPGAVTDLANSGYLAKILQHFSTESKPICAVGQGVAALCCATNEDKSWVFQGYSLTGPSVYELVRQPNFASLSIIVEDFVKDSGATYSASSPDAVHVVLDRHLVTGQNENSTLPAVQNLLILCNVSRK, from the exons atGTCGGACCGGCTGGCCAAGCCCTCCTGCCTCATCGTCGCCAGCGCCGCCACCGCGG GTGTTTCAGCCCAGTCATTCCTTCACTGCTTTACTCTGGCCAGCTCTGCCTTTAACCTGCAAGTGGCAACTCCTGGG GGGAAGCCCATTGATTTTGTGGATGTTAATGAGGGCAACACACGCTGGATCCAGGACTTCCGCATGAAATCCTACGCCAACCCCGCCAAGCTGGAGTCCATTGATG GGGCTCGGTACCACGCCCTGCTGATCCCAAACTGCCCCGGGGCCGTGACTGACCTGGCCAACAGCGGGTACCTGGCCAAGATCctgcagcacttcagcactgagAGCA AGCCTATctgtgctgtgggacagggagtggCAGCTTTGTGTTGTGCCACCAATGAGGATAAATCCTGGGTTTTCCAGGGATACAGCCTGACAGGG CCCTCTGTGTACGAGCTGGTGAGGCAGCCGAATTTTGCCAGTTTGTCCATCATTGTGGAGGACTTTGTGAAGGATTCTGGAGCCACATACAGTG CCAGCAGCCCAGATGCTGTCCATGTGGTGCTGGACAGGCACCTGGTGACAGGACAGAATGAGAATTCCACCCTTCCTGCTGTCCAGAACCTTCTGATTCTTTGCAATGTCAG CAGGAAATGA
- the TALDO1 gene encoding transaldolase isoform X1 produces MAASGSPRRPPVPTPGPRASQSESLSLPLPRPGSSRPRPSRVRAPDWRCRPAGLGLARERAGRGCARRPVPSGHAPSLIGARAPRAADMSVSPVKRQKMESALDQLKHHTTVVADTGDFNAIDEYKPLDATTNPSLILAAAQMPAYQKLVDDAVAYGKKLGGSEEEQIKNASDKLFVLFGAEILKRIPGRVSTEVDARLSFDKEGMIQRARRLIDLYKEVGVGKDRILIKLSSTWEGIQAGRVLEAEYGIHCNMTLLFSFAQAVACAEAGVTLISPFVGRILDWYVANGDKKTYEPSEDPGVKSVTKIYNYYKKFGYKTIVMGASFRNTGQIKALTGCDYLTISPKLLAELSKEHVKLTPTLSVKEAQACDLEKIHLDEKAFRWQHNEDQMAVEKLSDGIRRFAADAVKLERMLKERMFSTENGK; encoded by the exons ATGGCGGCGTCAGGGTCGCCAAGGCGACCGCCCGTCCCGACCCCAGGACCACGAGCCAGCCAATCAGAATCGCTCTCCCTCCCGCTGCCCCGCCCCGGCTCCTCCCGGCCGCGTCCGTCTCGTGTCCGCGCTCCCGATTGGCGCTGCCGCCCGGCCGGGCTGGGATTGGCGCGGGAGCGCGCGGGCCGCGGGTGCGCGCGCAGGCCGGTCCCCTCCGGGCACGCACCGTCCCTTATAGGCGCGCGAGCCCCCAGAGCCGCGGACATGTCGGTGTCCCCCGTGAAGCGGCAGAAGATGGAGTCGGCGCTGGACCAGCTCAAGCACCACACCACGGTGGTGGCCGACACCGGGGATTTCAACG cCATAGATGAGTACAAGCCCCTGGATGCCACCACAAACCCCTCCCTGATCCTTGCTGCGGCTCAGATGCCGGCATACCAGAAGCTTGTGGATGATGCTGTTGCCTACGGGAAGAAGCTTGGTGG GTCAGAAGAGGAGCAGATCAAAAATGCTTCTGACAAACTTTTTGTATTATTTGGAGCTGAAATCCTGAAGAGGATACCTGGCCGTGTGTCCACAGAAGTAGATGCAAG GTTGTCCTTTGATAAGGAAGGAATGATTCAAAGGGCGAGACGCCTCATCGACCTCTACAAGGAAGTAGGAGTTGGTAAAGATCGGATTCTCATCAAGCTCTCTTCAACGTGGGAAGGAATCCAGGCTGGCAG GGTTCTGGAGGCCGAGTATGGGATTCACTGCAACATGACCTTGCTGTTCTCCTTTGCTCAGGCTGTTGCCTGTGCTGAAGCTGGAGTTACTCTGATTTCCCCATTCGTGGGACGGATCCTGGACTGGTATGTTGCAAATGGAGACAAGAAAACCTATGAGCCTTCGGAGGATCCAG GAGTGAAGAGTGTCACCAAGATCTATAACTACTACAAAAAGTTTGGGTACAAAACCATCGTGATGGGCGCCTCGTTTCGCAACACGGGCCAGATCAAAGCGCTCACGGGCTGTGACTATCTCACCATTTCACCCAagctcctggcagagctcagcaaagAGCATGTCAAGTTAACTCCCACACTCAGTGTCAAAGAGG CTCAGGCGTGCGATCTTGAGAAGATCCACCTGGACGAGAAGGCATTCCGCTGGCAGCACAATGAAGACCAAATGGCTGTGGAAAAGCTCTCTGATGGGATCAGGAGATTTGCTGCAGATGCAGTTAAGCTGGAGAGGATGTTAAAG GAGCGAATGTTCAgcactgaaaatggaaaataa
- the TALDO1 gene encoding transaldolase isoform X2, whose amino-acid sequence MPAYQKLVDDAVAYGKKLGGSEEEQIKNASDKLFVLFGAEILKRIPGRVSTEVDARLSFDKEGMIQRARRLIDLYKEVGVGKDRILIKLSSTWEGIQAGRVLEAEYGIHCNMTLLFSFAQAVACAEAGVTLISPFVGRILDWYVANGDKKTYEPSEDPGVKSVTKIYNYYKKFGYKTIVMGASFRNTGQIKALTGCDYLTISPKLLAELSKEHVKLTPTLSVKEAQACDLEKIHLDEKAFRWQHNEDQMAVEKLSDGIRRFAADAVKLERMLKERMFSTENGK is encoded by the exons ATGCCGGCATACCAGAAGCTTGTGGATGATGCTGTTGCCTACGGGAAGAAGCTTGGTGG GTCAGAAGAGGAGCAGATCAAAAATGCTTCTGACAAACTTTTTGTATTATTTGGAGCTGAAATCCTGAAGAGGATACCTGGCCGTGTGTCCACAGAAGTAGATGCAAG GTTGTCCTTTGATAAGGAAGGAATGATTCAAAGGGCGAGACGCCTCATCGACCTCTACAAGGAAGTAGGAGTTGGTAAAGATCGGATTCTCATCAAGCTCTCTTCAACGTGGGAAGGAATCCAGGCTGGCAG GGTTCTGGAGGCCGAGTATGGGATTCACTGCAACATGACCTTGCTGTTCTCCTTTGCTCAGGCTGTTGCCTGTGCTGAAGCTGGAGTTACTCTGATTTCCCCATTCGTGGGACGGATCCTGGACTGGTATGTTGCAAATGGAGACAAGAAAACCTATGAGCCTTCGGAGGATCCAG GAGTGAAGAGTGTCACCAAGATCTATAACTACTACAAAAAGTTTGGGTACAAAACCATCGTGATGGGCGCCTCGTTTCGCAACACGGGCCAGATCAAAGCGCTCACGGGCTGTGACTATCTCACCATTTCACCCAagctcctggcagagctcagcaaagAGCATGTCAAGTTAACTCCCACACTCAGTGTCAAAGAGG CTCAGGCGTGCGATCTTGAGAAGATCCACCTGGACGAGAAGGCATTCCGCTGGCAGCACAATGAAGACCAAATGGCTGTGGAAAAGCTCTCTGATGGGATCAGGAGATTTGCTGCAGATGCAGTTAAGCTGGAGAGGATGTTAAAG GAGCGAATGTTCAgcactgaaaatggaaaataa
- the LOC128789325 gene encoding epidermal growth factor receptor kinase substrate 8-like protein 2, producing the protein MDELNDELLKKITNKKIQPPHRNFKVEKPRQVFVPLTFESSTEEIKAWLEAKSFSKETVEHLGILTGAQLFSLNREELKKVCGDEGNRVYSKITVEKNQLEKSRGESELQEIMKRRQERIDSAN; encoded by the exons ATGGATGAGCTGAACGACGAGCTGCTAAAGAAGATcacaaacaagaaaattcaGCCTCCCCACAGGAATTTCAAAGTGGAAAAGCCTCGGCAAGTTTTTGTGCCCCTCACCTTTGAATCCAGCACTGAAGAAATCAAAGCCTGGCTGGAGGCCAAGTCATTCAGCAAAGA GACCGTGGAACACCTGGGCATCCTCACTGGAGCTCAGCTCTTCTCCCTCAATAGAGAGGAGCTGAAGAAGGTGTGTGGTGATGAGGGAAACAGAGTGTACAGCAAGATCACGGTGGAGAAAAACCAGCTGGAG aaaagcagaggggaGTCAGAGCTCCAAGAAATCATGAAGCGCCGCCAGGAAAGGATTGATTCTGCTAATTAA